From Micromonospora carbonacea:
GTGAGCCTGCGCTTCGTCCTCGACCCCGACCCCACCGCCGAGCTGCGCGGACGGATCGTCGACCTGTGGGTGGACGTCACCAACGCCGGCGGCGCGGTCGGCTTCGTGCCGCCGGTCACCGCGGCCGACGTCCGCCCCGTCGCCGAGGCGACGTTCGCCGGCATCGTCGACGGCCCGGACCGGCTGCTCGTCGGCTACGACGGCGACCGCCCGCTGGCCGTGCTGGTCTTCGCCGACAACCGGTTCGACCTCAAGGCGCACTGGTGCGTGCTGAAGCGGGTGATG
This genomic window contains:
- a CDS encoding GNAT family N-acetyltransferase, coding for MSLRFVLDPDPTAELRGRIVDLWVDVTNAGGAVGFVPPVTAADVRPVAEATFAGIVDGPDRLLVGYDGDRPLAVLVFADNRFDLKAHWCVLKRVMVHPGTQGLGYGSALMREAERLGRKLGRQALHVTVRGGLGLERFYARLGYREVGRLPGALRVAPGDDRDEILMWLDLTAGSPDAEQASR